A genomic window from Salvia hispanica cultivar TCC Black 2014 chromosome 5, UniMelb_Shisp_WGS_1.0, whole genome shotgun sequence includes:
- the LOC125191148 gene encoding putative protein FAR1-RELATED SEQUENCE 10 isoform X2, which translates to MVYGMIFGAWFGIDNHGKVLFFGCALMQDETPQSLAWSLQAFLRFMKGRYPQTIITDIDPGLREAIRSEMPNTKHVISFHNILPRISCWFSPPLGPRMDSPSYWKSLDVILKEVINTQTCLRGLLEQTGLFSSNYRMKSHDQTQYMHLKTCLPIEENARSVLTPFAFDRLQQEMVLTMQYAASEMANGSYLVHHFKKVDAERLVIWLPEDEQIHCSCKQFESTGILCRHALRVLLFKNYFQLPSKYLLNRWRRESSLFCYNGESNIKMKDEWYKEFHSLTGNLFSEAMLTKERFDVVHRELTKEIARLTNQVRDMPAGDEGITDVTLSPTNAL; encoded by the exons ATGGTGTATGGTATGATTTTTGGAGCATGGTTTGGCATTGACAACCATGGAAAAGTTCTCTTCTTTGGTTGTGCATTGATGCAGGACGAGACCCCCCAGTCACTTGCTTGGTCTTTACAG GCTTTCCTCAGGTTCATGAAAGGAAGATATCCGCAAACAATTATAACCGATATTGATCCTGGTCTCAGAGAAGCCATCAGAAGTGAAATGCCAAATACTAAGCATGTCATCTCCTTTCATAATATCCTGCCCAGGATATCCTGCTGGTTCTCTCCTCCACTTGGCCCAAG AATGGATTCTCCATCATACTGGAAATCCTTAGATGTGATTTTGAAAGAAGTGATTAATACACAGACCTGTTTGCGTGGCCTGTTGGAACAG ACAGGattattttcatcaaattataGAATGAAGTCGCACGACCAGACACAGTATATGCATCTCAAAACATGCTTACCCATAGAAGAAAATGCACGTAGTGTTCTTACTCCTTTTGCATTTGACCGTTTACAACAAGAAATGGTGTTAACCATGCAGTATGCTGCATCTGAAATGGCTAATGGTTCATATCTTGTACACCATTTCAAGAAGGTCGACGCTGAGCGTCTTGTGATATGGTTACCAGAAGATGAACAAATTCACTGCTCCTGCAAGCAATTTGAGTCCACTGGAATTTTGTGCAGGCATGCACTTCGTGTGCTGTTATTTAAGAACTATTTTCAGCTTCCAAGCAAATATCTTTTGAATCGATGGCGCCGAGAAAGCTCATTATTCTGTTACAATGGAGAAAGTAACATAAAAATGAAGGATGAGTGGTATAAGGAATTCCATTCTCTCACTGGGAATTTGTTCTCTGAAGCAATGCTGACAAAGGAGAGATTTGATGTTGTTCATAGAGAACTTACTAAAGAGATTGCAAGGCTTACGAATCAAGTGAGAGATATGCCTGCTGGGGATGAAGGAATTACAGATGTCACTCTGTCACCGACCAATGCATTGTAA
- the LOC125187528 gene encoding uncharacterized protein LOC125187528, translating into MNTIRVELLHLNPLNLRKQATNPPIKPRLNLTIPSSNYAKHSTRRRVDLIAKLSASDKEETVSIVGGVALSEENSRLMVLAALSVGVAVFVMGFSDERALALGPEGPLMEDFWDNMRRYALYALTVSTGALWVLLEPIVELLKNPISALLLIFIFGGSFFILSQVVTAMIGMSDFSYEYSN; encoded by the coding sequence ATGAACACAATCAGAGTGGAGCTGCTTCACTTGAATCCCTTAAATTTGAGAAAGCAAGCTACAAATCCCCCAATTAAACCCAGACTCAATCTCACAATCCCCTCTTCAAATTATGCCAAACATTCAACAAGAAGGCGCGTCGACCTCATCGCAAAATTATCAGCATCTGACAAAGAGGAGACCGTTTCAATCGTGGGCGGCGTCGCTTTATCGGAAGAGAATTCGAGATTAATGGTGCTTGCCGCCTTATCTGTGGGAGTGGCTGTTTTTGTGATGGGATTTAGCGATGAGAGGGCGCTGGCGTTGGGGCCGGAGGGGCCGCTGATGGAGGATTTTTGGGACAACATGAGGAGATATGCACTCTACGCTTTGACGGTCAGCACCGGCGCTCTTTGGGTGCTTCTCGAGCCCATCGTTGAGTTGTTGAAGAACCCCATCTCTGCCCTTCTCCTTATCTTCATTTTTGGTGGTTCCTTTTTCATTCTCTCGCAGGTTGTTACTGCCATGATTGGCATGTCCGATTTTTCTTACGAATATAGCAACTAG
- the LOC125191148 gene encoding putative protein FAR1-RELATED SEQUENCE 10 isoform X1, protein MVYGMIFGAWFGIDNHGKVLFFGCALMQDETPQSLAWSLQAFLRFMKGRYPQTIITDIDPGLREAIRSEMPNTKHVISFHNILPRISCWFSPPLGPRFSRFKYEFEELCHLETTDEFEFRWNQMVSNFELNSDKHIVLLFSLRMCWSLPYIRGCFLARMDSPSYWKSLDVILKEVINTQTCLRGLLEQTGLFSSNYRMKSHDQTQYMHLKTCLPIEENARSVLTPFAFDRLQQEMVLTMQYAASEMANGSYLVHHFKKVDAERLVIWLPEDEQIHCSCKQFESTGILCRHALRVLLFKNYFQLPSKYLLNRWRRESSLFCYNGESNIKMKDEWYKEFHSLTGNLFSEAMLTKERFDVVHRELTKEIARLTNQVRDMPAGDEGITDVTLSPTNAL, encoded by the exons ATGGTGTATGGTATGATTTTTGGAGCATGGTTTGGCATTGACAACCATGGAAAAGTTCTCTTCTTTGGTTGTGCATTGATGCAGGACGAGACCCCCCAGTCACTTGCTTGGTCTTTACAG GCTTTCCTCAGGTTCATGAAAGGAAGATATCCGCAAACAATTATAACCGATATTGATCCTGGTCTCAGAGAAGCCATCAGAAGTGAAATGCCAAATACTAAGCATGTCATCTCCTTTCATAATATCCTGCCCAGGATATCCTGCTGGTTCTCTCCTCCACTTGGCCCAAGGTTCTCTCGCTTTAAGTACGAGTTTGAAGAGTTGTGCCATCTAGAAACTActgatgaatttgaatttcgGTGGAATCAGATGGTTTCAAACTTTGAACTCAATTCAGATAAGCACATAgttttacttttctctcttcgcATGTGTTGGTCTTTACCTTACATTAGGGGTTGCTTTCTTGCTAGAATGGATTCTCCATCATACTGGAAATCCTTAGATGTGATTTTGAAAGAAGTGATTAATACACAGACCTGTTTGCGTGGCCTGTTGGAACAG ACAGGattattttcatcaaattataGAATGAAGTCGCACGACCAGACACAGTATATGCATCTCAAAACATGCTTACCCATAGAAGAAAATGCACGTAGTGTTCTTACTCCTTTTGCATTTGACCGTTTACAACAAGAAATGGTGTTAACCATGCAGTATGCTGCATCTGAAATGGCTAATGGTTCATATCTTGTACACCATTTCAAGAAGGTCGACGCTGAGCGTCTTGTGATATGGTTACCAGAAGATGAACAAATTCACTGCTCCTGCAAGCAATTTGAGTCCACTGGAATTTTGTGCAGGCATGCACTTCGTGTGCTGTTATTTAAGAACTATTTTCAGCTTCCAAGCAAATATCTTTTGAATCGATGGCGCCGAGAAAGCTCATTATTCTGTTACAATGGAGAAAGTAACATAAAAATGAAGGATGAGTGGTATAAGGAATTCCATTCTCTCACTGGGAATTTGTTCTCTGAAGCAATGCTGACAAAGGAGAGATTTGATGTTGTTCATAGAGAACTTACTAAAGAGATTGCAAGGCTTACGAATCAAGTGAGAGATATGCCTGCTGGGGATGAAGGAATTACAGATGTCACTCTGTCACCGACCAATGCATTGTAA
- the LOC125186208 gene encoding TPD1 protein homolog 1-like, with translation MRNKGETQHPTAYILCGFALVFTAVVGIYGVVNRNSSNEIVFPKESNAAMPRRLLISPNITTQDYGLPDRIGMGGEMQCSKDSILVFQGQTTPLPNGIPTYTVDIENVCISDSCSISDIHLSCGWFSSARTINPAVFRRLNYDDCLVNDGQPLYPGQTVSFQYAETYKYPLAVSSVSC, from the exons ATGAGAAACAAAGGTGAAACTCAACACCCGACCGCCTACATACTCTGCGGTTTCGCACTTGTTTTCACGGCTG TGGTTGGAATTTATGGTGTAGTTAATCGAAACAGCAGTAATGAAATAGTGTTTCCCAAGGAAAGTAATGCTGCCATGCCTAGAAGGTTACTCATCTCTCCCAACATTACCACGCAAGACTATGGTTTGCCTGATCGCATCGGAATGGGCGGCGAGATGCAGTGTTCTAAGGACAGCATACTGGTGTTTCAGGGCCAAACCACTCCGCTCCCCAACGGCATCCCCACCTACACCGTTGACATCGAGAACGTCTGCATCTCCGACAGCTGCAGCATTTCCGACATCCACCTCAGCTGTGGCTGGTTCAGCTCTGCCCGCACCATCAACCCGGCTGTTTTCcgccgcctcaactatgacgATTGCCTTGTCAACGACGGCCAGCCTCTCTACCCCGGCCAAACCGTTTCTTTTCAGTACGCCGAGACCTATAAGTATCCACTTGCCGTCTCCTCCGTGTCTTGTTaa